aagagaaaattatttttatttgatgataTGATTTTAAACCTAGATAAGACAAGAGATTCAACCAAAAAAACCTATTTAATCTAATAAGAAATTTAAGTAGTAAGGTAACTGGATCCAAGAAACTGAAAATGTAATAGCTTCCCTTGGTACCAACAATAATCAGTTGAGAAATTACAATGGAAAATATGTTCTATTTACAACAGGTACAACAATTACTATAGATTACTAGGAAtaaattgttaaatttatttaatctgtTAGACATCTGAAGAAAGTGGTTGAAGAATATTAAACAAGAGCTTAATTAATGGAGGGATGTGTTATATTCCTGGGTAGGAAAATTTAATCATGAAGATGTCAGATTAAGTGTATTTCCCATCAGAATTCTGCTGGTTTTTGTGAACTGGACAAAATAATAGAGTttttatgaaagaataaatgtggAAGGATTGCcaagaaaagtttgaaaaggaaGCATATTGAGAGGAGATTTGCCCTACCAGgtattgaaatattttatgaagtTATAGTAACAGAAAGTTATTGGCATAAGATCAAACAGATCAGTGTAACAGAACAACATTCAGGAACAGATCCAAGAATTTATGGAAATTTAATATGTGATGAACTTGGATTTGCACTGCAATagagtagtttttgttttttgttttagtggtTTTGGCATAATTGGCTATCTATTTAGAAAACAATACAGTTTGTCCTTgctttacattttatatacaaataaattccAAGCAGacaaaagaactaaatgtaaaaataaataaataaaaggactaGAAGAATGTATAGAATGCTTTTTGGCCCATTCAGAATTATGGtatgataattattatttttttggctgcaccgtcaggcttgtggggtcttagttccctgactggggattgaaccctggccctcagcagcgagagcgtggagtcctgaccactggaccaccagggagttcccagtATGCTAGTATTATTAAAGTTGAAATGTTTGATAATATCCAATACTAGCAAGACTAGGAAAACTACAGGTAGAGTATATTGTGGTACAAACTTTTCAGAATATATTTGTTGGCATATTTATCTTTTGAAAGGTTCAAGCCTTTTTTTACCTGCAATTCCACTTTAATACTCTATTCTACACAAATAATGACGAGTACATAAAGATATAGGGAATATTTTTTGCAGTACCGTTTGTAACAGCTGAAATATCCATTTGTGGTGGCCTGACTGAGTAAATTGTAGTTCATCTATTCAGTGGAATGCAGTGGGGCCACTGAAAAGAATGAGATGGATCTCTGTAAACTGATGTATTGTAAAGTTAAGAGAGTTAGTTGTAGACTGGTGACCTAAGATCTCATTAGAGCTTAAGGGGGGTATAGTTGGGAGGAGAAAGGACAAGGTGGCATTAATTTGGCTAGTTGCCTGTACCTGTCAGGCCAAGAATGTGGCTCTGGAGATACAGAGCTGACGGACACAGCCGGGGCCCCTCAACTAGTTCCCAGtttagtgggggggggggggtttgccACGTGCGCCGTCTTTGATGAGGAGAAAATGATGTGGGAGCGCCGGGGAGGGAAGCTGATTCTGACAAGGAAAGGCAGAAAGACAGAGTTAGGAGCACAGGCTGAATCCTGGAGAGTGGTGGATAACTGTAGGAAGAGAAGAGATTGGAACCTTGAAGTGATGGCATGGATTATCCCATGCTCCAGGAAGGATGGTCCTGTGGGGAGAGGGCTCTCATCTAGAGCAGAACATGCATCTCCCCAGCCCAGTACCTTCTAGCTTTACTGGTCAAAAGTTTTTGTCTCGTTCAGGCTTTTTTGTCCCTTTcacctgttttcctttctggacCTCCTGATAGTgactgcccttccttccttctttttctttaacttccatgatccttattcattttccccaacctggatttgaactcagaggGGCCATTGGGATTGGGAAGTTTTAGCAGGAGGAGGCAGGGGAATAGAATCATGGGCTTTCTTCCTGTTGTCTTCTAACTCCACACCCCGTTTCCCCTCGGCAGACCCTCTTCCGGCTGTGCCCAAGTGCTCTCTCACCCTGGGCACACGCCTGTCACCAGCTTGGCCTGGGCCCCCAGTGGGGGTCGGCTACTCTCAGCTTCACCTGTGGACGCTGCCATCCTGGTGAGTTGGTCCCCACGCCTCTTCTGGTCATTTCAGCCACCCCAGACTTGAGGAGAGAGCTTTCTTTGCCTGGTGGTGGGAAATAccctgggggaaggagaggaacagCTGTCCATTCAATCTTAAACATATccagggaaaggcgctgcaccaGCCTGACTCCTCAGATGTAGATTTCTGCCTGCTGTCAGTATAGACATAACCCTATTTCCTCCTGTTTTAACTGTCCCTTTCCCACGTCCTCCCCTCTGGTTCTTTGTACCTTAAGGAAGGGCGGCCCCCCGTGGGATGGTAGGGATGCTTGAGTCTCCCCTGTCTCactcttttcccctttctcctaGGTATGGGATGTCTCAACAGAGACCTGTGTTCCCCTTCCCTGGTTTCGGGGAGGTGGGGTTACCAACCTGCTCTGGTCCCCGGATGGCAGCAAAGTCCTGGCTACCACTCCTTCAGCTCTCTTTCGGTGAGtagggggagggcggggaggggggcaggaacGACCTAGAGAAAGGCACTAGGCTCCTGGAACTGCGAGTGCCACAACCTTCTGTCCGCGTTCCCATTCACCTGAATGTGGGACTGACAGGAAGGGAAGTCCAGGCTGTGACACCTAGAGTTCCTAAGCTGTGACCTGCCTCTCTTTGGCACAGAGTCTGGGAGGCCCAGATGTGGACTTGTGAGCGGTGGCCTACCCTATCAGGGCGATGTCAGGTAGGAGGGACTGTGCGTCTCAGGAGCGGGGGCGGAGGTGGGCCCTGCTCCCCCAGGCGTGTCCCCCCACCTCCTCTACTTCTCTTCCTCGTGTGCTTCCCTCCTGTATTCCCATAGACCACTCTTTCCCTGCCTTTTGCTCCCTGACCCCAGACTGGCTGCTGGAGTCCTGATGGAAACCGCCTGCTATTCACTGTGTTGGGGGAACCATTGATTTACTCCTTGTCGTTCCCAGAACGTTGTGGTGAGTCCAGGGAAACACTTCTGGATGCACAACATCTGGGGTAGTCGGAGGGAGACAGGAACCATCTGGAATATGCTGCTCTGAAGGATAAAGGGAagaaacttggggaaaaaaaaaaggaataagcttGGGAGCCTTGAGAGGTGTTGATGCCTGTGATGGAGAGGAGGCAGGGGCCAGTGGGAGGCCCCTTTCTTGTCCTTAAGAGCCTCTGCCCTGATCCGCAGGTGAGCGAAAGGGGTGCGTTGGAGGCGCGAAGTCAGCTACGATTGTGGCAGATCTGTCTGAGACGACAGTACAGACACCAGATGGAGAGGAAAGGTGAGCTGGGTGGGCGAGGGAGGGGCAGTGAGACAAAGCTGGGAGGGACCACGCTGAGCCCTCCCAACCTGCTGTTCTGACCCATAGGCTTGGGGGAGAGGCTCACTCCATGGTCTGGGACCCAAGTGGGGAGCGGCTGGCTGTGCTCATGAAAGgtaagaggaggggagggaggccttTGCTCCGGCCGCACCATCTTCCCATTAACTGACTGTTTCCAGGCCCTGGCTGCAGTTCTTCTCTGCCCCTGCCCCAACCCTGGGATTCTGCCTCCAGAGTTCCTTCCTATCCCTGTATCCACTTCTTACAGGAAATCCACGGGTCCAGAATGGTAAACCAGTCATCCTCCTTTTTCGCACTCGAAACAGCCCTGTGTTTGAGCTACTTCCTTGGTAGGTGCTGGGCAGGTGTGGTCCCCCCCCCCGGCCTCCCATACCAAACCCATACCCTCTACACCTGCCTTCTGCCTCCAGCAGCCTGCTCACCTTTCCTTCTGCCCCTAGTGGCGCTGTCCAGGGGGAGCCAGGAGCCCAGGCCCAGCTCAtcactttccatccttccttcaaCAAAGGAGCTCTGCTCAGCGTGGTGAGTAGGCCAGCCGCTGTGGTTGCAGGAGTGGGCTGAGGAGCAAGGGCTGCAGCTGCTGTGTGGCTCTGCTGTATGGCCTTCTTTGGGCTCAGACTGGTCAGACTTTGCTTTCCCCTCTCTCTGCAGTGCTGGTCCACGGGCCGGATCGCCCACATCCCTCTGTACTTTGTCAATGCCCAGTTTCCACGTTTTAGCCCAGTGCTTGGCCGAACTCAAGAGCCCCCAGCTGGGGGCGGAGGCTCTATTCATGATCTGCCCCTCTTTACTGAGACGTCCCCAACCTCTGCCCCTTGGGACCCTCTCCCAGGGCCACCCCTTGGTCGGCCCCACTCCCCTCACTCCCgcattcaataataaaaagtgtcctttttttgttttccattcgATTATGAGACTCTTATCTTTACCCAAAATTGGGGTATACTGAAGAAGAAGCAGCCGTGGACTTTGGGTTAAGATCTTGGCTCTTTCACTTTTTAGTCATTTCTTGTGAATTTGGTCAAGTTATTTACCCTTAGAAACTGGAGAGTTTCCAAACGATCTGGAAAGCAAAGCTGAGAAAATACCTAGCACAGGCTCTGGCACATAACAGATGTTGTACTTTTCCCAAGTTTCAGCAAGTTCCCAGAATGATACAGGGCAGTAATGGAGAAATACTTCGTCAGTATGAGACAGAAGAGATTTTATTGGACTAGGGAATTTGTGGGAG
The Globicephala melas chromosome 10, mGloMel1.2, whole genome shotgun sequence genome window above contains:
- the AAAS gene encoding aladin isoform X2; the encoded protein is MLRGCGAGLVGTESEGESRGCEGAGGLLKSWYRIWENWEGTTWGVFSCGVSGKEKEEKLTFIERLLGRKALSQWINLPVLNLTKDPLKTPGRLDHGTRTAFIHHREQVWKRCINIWRDVGLFGVLHEIADSEEEVFEWVKTASSWALALCRWASSLHGSLFPHLSLRSEDLIAEFAQVTNWSSCCLRVFAWHPHTNKFAVALLDDSIRVYNANSTIVPSLKHRLQRNVAALAWKPLSASVLAVACQSCILIWTLDPTSLSTRPSSGCAQVLSHPGHTPVTSLAWAPSGGRLLSASPVDAAILVWDVSTETCVPLPWFRGGGVTNLLWSPDGSKVLATTPSALFRVWEAQMWTCERWPTLSGRCQTGCWSPDGNRLLFTVLGEPLIYSLSFPERCGERKGCVGGAKSATIVADLSETTVQTPDGEERLGGEAHSMVWDPSGERLAVLMKGNPRVQNGKPVILLFRTRNSPVFELLPCGAVQGEPGAQAQLITFHPSFNKGALLSVCWSTGRIAHIPLYFVNAQFPRFSPVLGRTQEPPAGGGGSIHDLPLFTETSPTSAPWDPLPGPPLGRPHSPHSRIQ
- the AAAS gene encoding aladin isoform X1 codes for the protein MKTQSTVPSLQVTLQGGLTPWALGSGGHCTLPPKASRLTFRLPEAFPQLSSQLPLTQSWESLIGYCPERGLFWTFRVLRWINLPVLNLTKDPLKTPGRLDHGTRTAFIHHREQVWKRCINIWRDVGLFGVLHEIADSEEEVFEWVKTASSWALALCRWASSLHGSLFPHLSLRSEDLIAEFAQVTNWSSCCLRVFAWHPHTNKFAVALLDDSIRVYNANSTIVPSLKHRLQRNVAALAWKPLSASVLAVACQSCILIWTLDPTSLSTRPSSGCAQVLSHPGHTPVTSLAWAPSGGRLLSASPVDAAILVWDVSTETCVPLPWFRGGGVTNLLWSPDGSKVLATTPSALFRVWEAQMWTCERWPTLSGRCQTGCWSPDGNRLLFTVLGEPLIYSLSFPERCGERKGCVGGAKSATIVADLSETTVQTPDGEERLGGEAHSMVWDPSGERLAVLMKGNPRVQNGKPVILLFRTRNSPVFELLPCGAVQGEPGAQAQLITFHPSFNKGALLSVCWSTGRIAHIPLYFVNAQFPRFSPVLGRTQEPPAGGGGSIHDLPLFTETSPTSAPWDPLPGPPLGRPHSPHSRIQ
- the AAAS gene encoding aladin isoform X3: MCSLALFPPPPPRGQVTLYEHNNELVTGSSYESPPPDFRGQWINLPVLNLTKDPLKTPGRLDHGTRTAFIHHREQVWKRCINIWRDVGLFGVLHEIADSEEEVFEWVKTASSWALALCRWASSLHGSLFPHLSLRSEDLIAEFAQVTNWSSCCLRVFAWHPHTNKFAVALLDDSIRVYNANSTIVPSLKHRLQRNVAALAWKPLSASVLAVACQSCILIWTLDPTSLSTRPSSGCAQVLSHPGHTPVTSLAWAPSGGRLLSASPVDAAILVWDVSTETCVPLPWFRGGGVTNLLWSPDGSKVLATTPSALFRVWEAQMWTCERWPTLSGRCQTGCWSPDGNRLLFTVLGEPLIYSLSFPERCGERKGCVGGAKSATIVADLSETTVQTPDGEERLGGEAHSMVWDPSGERLAVLMKGNPRVQNGKPVILLFRTRNSPVFELLPCGAVQGEPGAQAQLITFHPSFNKGALLSVCWSTGRIAHIPLYFVNAQFPRFSPVLGRTQEPPAGGGGSIHDLPLFTETSPTSAPWDPLPGPPLGRPHSPHSRIQ
- the AAAS gene encoding aladin isoform X4 translates to MRVRLPTSGARRDVGLFGVLHEIADSEEEVFEWVKTASSWALALCRWASSLHGSLFPHLSLRSEDLIAEFAQVTNWSSCCLRVFAWHPHTNKFAVALLDDSIRVYNANSTIVPSLKHRLQRNVAALAWKPLSASVLAVACQSCILIWTLDPTSLSTRPSSGCAQVLSHPGHTPVTSLAWAPSGGRLLSASPVDAAILVWDVSTETCVPLPWFRGGGVTNLLWSPDGSKVLATTPSALFRVWEAQMWTCERWPTLSGRCQTGCWSPDGNRLLFTVLGEPLIYSLSFPERCGERKGCVGGAKSATIVADLSETTVQTPDGEERLGGEAHSMVWDPSGERLAVLMKGNPRVQNGKPVILLFRTRNSPVFELLPCGAVQGEPGAQAQLITFHPSFNKGALLSVCWSTGRIAHIPLYFVNAQFPRFSPVLGRTQEPPAGGGGSIHDLPLFTETSPTSAPWDPLPGPPLGRPHSPHSRIQ